The Bacteroidia bacterium genomic interval GGGCTTGAAGCTGATTCGTAGAGACAAGAAACAATACCAATAGAAAAGGAATTAGAAAAAATCTCATTGGCAGGGGTGGTAATCTTAGGGCTTTTGCAAAATGTTAAATTATCAAAAATTCCTTCATTTTTCGGAATTTTCACCCTAATGGCCTGATTTCTTGAGAATTAGCCCCTTTTTCTTGTATGTTTGGCCTTCCAATGTTTTAGAAACCCTTAAATGCTTCAGTTGCCTTATGCGCTACCTACTACTTTTACTCAGTCTATTCTTTATAAGCTGTTCTCAGTCAAATCCTCATGATCCAGATCAAGAAGAATGGATCGATCTTTTCAATGGCAAAGACCTTTCCGGCTGGGACATTAAGATCAGGGGGCATGAGCTCAATGATAATTTTCATCAAACTTTTGGGGTAGATAGCGGAAGGCTCATTGTCAATTATGATGAATATGAGGCTTTTGATGAAACCTTTGGACATATCTTTTACGAGACTCCTTTTTCCTATTACAGAGTTCGTGCGGAGTATAGATTCGTAGGAGAACAGGCTCCGGGAGGTCCGGGCTGGGCCACAAGAAATAATGGTCTGATGTTACATAGTCAATCTGCGGCTAGTATGGGCATTGAGCAGGATTTTCCGATATCGATAGAGGTCCAATTACTGGGTGGATTGGGCAAAGGGCCTAGGACGACTGCGAATTTATGTACACCTGGGACGCATGTTTTTATGAACGACAGCCTGTTTACCCCTCATTGTACTTCTTCTACTTCCCAAACCTATGAGGGAGATCAATGGGTAACAGTTGAAATAGAGGTTTTGGGAGACTCCATGTTTACTCACTATGTAGAAGGCGAAAAGGTATTGACCTATACCCATCCGCAAATCGGTGGCGGGGTAGTGGGAGGTTTTGATGAAAATATGAAAGAAGATGGCAAGCTTCTAAAGGAGGGATATATCGCATTACAGGGAGAAAGTCATCCGACGGAATTCA includes:
- a CDS encoding DUF1080 domain-containing protein, whose translation is MRYLLLLLSLFFISCSQSNPHDPDQEEWIDLFNGKDLSGWDIKIRGHELNDNFHQTFGVDSGRLIVNYDEYEAFDETFGHIFYETPFSYYRVRAEYRFVGEQAPGGPGWATRNNGLMLHSQSAASMGIEQDFPISIEVQLLGGLGKGPRTTANLCTPGTHVFMNDSLFTPHCTSSTSQTYEGDQWVTVEIEVLGDSMFTHYVEGEKVLTYTHPQIGGGVVGGFDENMKEDGKLLKEGYIALQGESHPTEFRKIELLDLEGCLDPKAKNYKSYFVKGNKAKCVY